From a region of the Alnus glutinosa chromosome 1, dhAlnGlut1.1, whole genome shotgun sequence genome:
- the LOC133867856 gene encoding protein PTST homolog 2, chloroplastic codes for MLYLTTSSTLVLPCSLPRLSPRAHALPSILFVTDSRRRRRTKRIQQLFVPLGFVAAMESCGSELRFSKVLCGGGGPGSCSGFVRRCSNWDSEGDFDLEADILEFMKESRNPAAFPSKKDLIEAGRMDLVEAIRNRGGWLSLGWDLSDEEEEEEKVQENVATRVLDSSSVDNNEFCSVFDSLGNGIRSPGTVSCFSGNSSQSASSSGRPLETATEDESGIEGILNRLEKQRNLTFGVGLKEKGNGAQFPINRGKDDWQPGTLLDTTVAGLERSSKLASLGSSNYNYNDFGGKLGQNRSFLDVDGLRNSRKPDTWRSWSIQRAGFSDANFEAAEIASIGTRTGGPMDGSGDKILEIIEVSSEPSNTRKELSPCHNHNEIRSRLQHLESELSSVLRILRLNADEVMSQKDHESSSEELRKLSDAWEFQENEIMNAQDRLRSIRAKLTVLEGKMALTIIDAQKMVEEKQKRIDDARRALRLLRTTWIVWPNSASEVLLTGSFDGWATQRKMMESSTGVFSLCLKLYPGRYEIKFIVDGEWRVDPLRPVVYDNGYENNLLIIT; via the exons ATGCTCTACCTCACTACCTCTTCAACCCTCGTCTTGCCCTGCTCGCTCCCACGTTTGAGCCCTCGCGCTCACGCCCTCCCCTCCATTCTATTCGTCACTGAttcgagaagaagaagaagaacgaaaaGAATACAGCAACTGTTTGTGCCTTTGGGTTTTGTCGCGGCGATGGAGAGCTGCGGTTCTGAGTTACGGTTTTCCAAGGTTTTGTGCGGTGGTGGTGGACCTGGGAGTTGTTCTGGGTTTGTGAGGAGGTGTTCGAACTGGGATAGCGAGGGGGATTTTGATTTGGAGGCGGATATTTTGGAGTTCATGAAGGAATCGAGGAACCCAGCAGCGTTTCCCAGCAAGAAAGATCTGATTGAAGCTGGGAGGATGGACTTGGTGGAGGCTATTAGGAACAGAGGTGGCTGGCTCTCGCTGGGCTGGGATTTGAGTGacgaggaggaggaagaagagaaggtcCAAGAGAATGTTGCTACTAGGGTTTTGGATTCTTCTTCAGTAGACAACAACGAATTTTGTAGTGTTTTTGATTCGCTGGGCAATGGAATTCGGAGCCCTGGGACGGTTTCTTGTTTTTCAGGAAATTCTTCTCAGTCAGCCTCGTCGTCTGGTAGACCACT GGAAACGGCAACAGAGGATGAGTCTGGGATTGAGGGTATATTGAATCGATTAGAGAAACAAAGAAACTTGACTTTTGGGGTTGGATTGAAAGAGAAAGGAAATGGCGCTCAGTTTCCAATTAATCGTGGTAAAGATGACTGGCAACCTGGAACCTTGCTAGATACG ACAGTCGCTGGACTGGAGAGAAGCAGTAAACTGGCTTCTTTAGGTTCTAGTAATTACAATTACAATGATTTTGGGGGCAAGCTTGGCCAGAACAGATCTTTCTTAGACGTTGATGGTTTAAGAAACTCAAGGAAGCCAGACACGTGGAGAAGTTGGAGCATTCAGAGGGCAGGCTTTTCTGATGCCAATTTTGaag CTGCTGAAATTGCTTCCATTGGAACTAGAACGGGGGGTCCAATGGATGGTTCAGGAGACAAGATACTTGAAATAATAGAGGTTTCTAGTGAACCTTCAAACACAAGGAAAGAATTGAGCCCTTGCCATAACCACAATGAAATACGAAGTCGCCTTCAGCACCTGGAGTCAGAACTTTCCTCTGTACTTCGCATCTTGAGGTTGAATGCTGATGAAGTTATGTCACAGAAG GATCATGAAAGCTCATCCGAGGAGTTGCGGAAGCTTTCTGATGCTTGGGAGTTCCAGGAAAATGAGATCATGAATGCTCAGGACAGATTACGGTCAATACGTGCAAAGTTAACAGTATTAGAGGGAAAGATGGCCCTGACAATAAT TGATGCCCAGAAGATGGTGGAGGAGAAACAGAAGAGAATTGATGATGCTCGTAGAGCTTTACGGCTTCTTCGTACTACTTGGATAGTTTGGCCCAATTCAGCCTCCGAGGTGCTCTTAACTGGTTCATTCGATGGTTGGGCTACCCAG AGGAAGATGATGGAGTCAAGTACGGGTGTCTTTTCTCTGTGCCTGAAGTTGTACCCGGGCAGATACGAG ATTAAATTTATAGTCGATGGTGAATGGAGAGTTGATCCCTTGCGTCCTGTCGTCTATGACAACGGATATGAGAATAATCTACTAATTATCACATGA
- the LOC133867868 gene encoding ultraviolet-B receptor UVR8 isoform X2 — protein MSRNRKRDRPYHSRHVPTASLAKRRRPAPRRDVEEEIVDKPIQKPAPAPALLVTGLPRDCSVLDVKSRFEIYGSISRIRIDRDGSAYIMYRAKDSAQAAFDAALDPSFAITVDSQKVQVMWATDPLAQWREGVGLGANRDNASSSSRLLRPEVPLSRHGRGNKLASAIVNPKSDNDGSSSALDVPFRGREIVAYDDLLQNVATMEHNEKGKEAKHNNDEEDKEEEVERQVQEIWSWGAGTEGQLGTGSLEDEHLPQLLHLPSLASAGPISLLTCGSAHVIALTSAFNFLVFELQVGNCFSIHFVGGRVLTWGRGTSGQLGHGDIFNSLYPKLVASLQAYFIAHVSAGWSHSGFVSDSGCLFTCGDGSFGQLGHGDYRSHSSPVRVSYFVNKHVEQIACGMRHSLVLLKGSSGFQIYAFGSGKRGQLGISNDKIKSISLPEVTHGLEDVRIVSVTANGDHSAALSVDGHLYTWGRGFSGTPDAHFPQCLLSSFLFTSAALGWNHALALTSDGEVFMVGGNYHGVLGDLEKMVLKQLSDPRGAILEKVSVLDALKIVHIAAGAEHSAVVTENGEIKTWGWGEHGQLGLGNTCDQTSPQAVSLSSNPNEAATFKVYCGSGFTFAIKNLYDPSQT, from the exons ATGAGCCGCAATCGCAAGCGGGACAGGCCCTACCACTCGCGTCACGTGCCGACGGCGTCGCTCGCCAAGCGGCGTCGTCCGGCGCCTCGTCGAGACGTCGAAGAGGAGATCGTGGACAAGCCGATACAGAAGCCAGCGCCGGCTCCGGCGCTGCTGGTGACGGGGCTGCCCAGGGACTGCTCAGTGCTGGACGTGAAGTCGCGGTTCGAGATCTACGGGTCGATCTCCCGCATCCGCATCGACCGCGATGGGTCCGCTTACATCATGTACCGCGCCAAGGACTCCGCCCAAGCCGCCTTTGACGCTGCCCTCGACCCCTCTTTTGCCATCACCGTCGATTCCCAAAAA GTACAGGTGATGTGGGCAACTGATCCTCTTGCCCAGTGGAGGGAAGGAGTTGGGCTTGGTGCTAACAGGGATAATGCTTCGTCGTCTTCCAGGCTTTTGCGGCCTGAGGTACCTCTGAGCAGACATGGACGAGGTAATAAACTTGCTTCAGCTATAGTGAACCCCAAAAGTGATAATGATGGCTCTTCTAGTGCTTTAGATGTGCCTTTCAGGGGCAGAGAAATCGTTGCTTATGATGATCTCCT TCAGAACGTGGCGACGATGGAACacaatgaaaaaggaaaagaagcaaAGCACAACAACGACGAGGaggacaaagaagaagaagtagagcGACAAGTACAAGAAATATGGAGTTGGGGAGCAGGAACGGAGGGGCAGCTGGGCACGGGCAGCCTAGAGGACGAGCACCTCCCTCAGCTGCTTCACCTTCCTTCTCTGGCCTCCGCTGGACCCATCTCTTTGCTCACCTGTGGCAGCGCTCACGTTATCGCCTTGACCTCCG CATTTAATTTCCTTGTTTTTGAATTACAAGTGGGTAACTGTTTTTCAATACACTTTGTAGGTGGTAGGGTATTGACATGGGGAAGGGGTACGTCCGGCCAACTAGGCCATGGTGACATTTTTAATAGCTTGTATCCCAAGCTTGTCGCTTCCTTGCAGGCTTACTTCATTGCCCATGTTTCTGCTGGATGGAGCCACTCTGGATTTGTTTCAG ATAGTGGTTGTCTTTTTACCTGCGGAGATGGGTCGTTTGGTCAGCTTGGGCATGGGGACTACAGGTCACATAGCTCCCCTGTAAGAGTCTCATACTTTGTTAATAAGCATGTTGAACAGATAGCATGTGGTATGCGCCATTCGCTTGTGTTGTTGAAAG GTTCTTCAGGATTTCAAATTTATGCATTTGGGTCTGGGAAGCGTGGTCAACTAGGTATCTCCAACGATAAGATCAAATCAATTAGTCTTCCTGAAGTAACTCATGGATTGGAGGATGTCAGAATTGTTAGCGTAACTGCAAATGGAGATCATAGTGCAGCATTATCTG TTGATGGACATCTTTACACTTGGGGAAGAGGGTTCAGTGGCACTCCAGATGCTCACTTTCCACAGTGTTTACTTTCATCTTTCTTGTTTACCAGTGCAGCTCTTGGATGGAACCATGCTCTAGCATTGACTA GTGATGGGGAAGTTTTTATGGTCGGTGGCAACTACCATGGAGTCCTTGGTGATCTTGAGAAAATGGTCCTAAAGCAATTATCTG ATCCCAGAGGCGCAATTCTGGAAAAGGTCTCTGTGCTTGATGCTTTAAAAATTGTGCATATTGCAGCCGGAGCTGAGCACTCTGCAGTGGTAACAG AGAATGGAGAAATAAAGACATGGGGTTGGGGTGAACATGGTCAACTTGGGTTGGGGAATACATGCGATCAAACTAGCCCTCAAGCAGTGAGCTTAAGTAGCAATCCCAACGAAGCTGCCACATTCAAAGTTTATTGTGGTAGTGGGTTTACATTTGCCATAAAGAATCTTTATGATCCTTCTCAAACCTGA
- the LOC133867868 gene encoding ultraviolet-B receptor UVR8 isoform X1 — MEHNEKGKEAKHNNDEEDKEEEVERQVQEIWSWGAGTEGQLGTGSLEDEHLPQLLHLPSLASAGPISLLTCGSAHVIALTSGGRVLTWGRGTSGQLGHGDIFNSLYPKLVASLQAYFIAHVSAGWSHSGFVSDSGCLFTCGDGSFGQLGHGDYRSHSSPVRVSYFVNKHVEQIACGMRHSLVLLKGSSGFQIYAFGSGKRGQLGISNDKIKSISLPEVTHGLEDVRIVSVTANGDHSAALSVDGHLYTWGRGFSGTPDAHFPQCLLSSFLFTSAALGWNHALALTSDGEVFMVGGNYHGVLGDLEKMVLKQLSDPRGAILEKVSVLDALKIVHIAAGAEHSAVVTENGEIKTWGWGEHGQLGLGNTCDQTSPQAVSLSSNPNEAATFKVYCGSGFTFAIKNLYDPSQT; from the exons ATGGAACacaatgaaaaaggaaaagaagcaaAGCACAACAACGACGAGGaggacaaagaagaagaagtagagcGACAAGTACAAGAAATATGGAGTTGGGGAGCAGGAACGGAGGGGCAGCTGGGCACGGGCAGCCTAGAGGACGAGCACCTCCCTCAGCTGCTTCACCTTCCTTCTCTGGCCTCCGCTGGACCCATCTCTTTGCTCACCTGTGGCAGCGCTCACGTTATCGCCTTGACCTCCG GTGGTAGGGTATTGACATGGGGAAGGGGTACGTCCGGCCAACTAGGCCATGGTGACATTTTTAATAGCTTGTATCCCAAGCTTGTCGCTTCCTTGCAGGCTTACTTCATTGCCCATGTTTCTGCTGGATGGAGCCACTCTGGATTTGTTTCAG ATAGTGGTTGTCTTTTTACCTGCGGAGATGGGTCGTTTGGTCAGCTTGGGCATGGGGACTACAGGTCACATAGCTCCCCTGTAAGAGTCTCATACTTTGTTAATAAGCATGTTGAACAGATAGCATGTGGTATGCGCCATTCGCTTGTGTTGTTGAAAG GTTCTTCAGGATTTCAAATTTATGCATTTGGGTCTGGGAAGCGTGGTCAACTAGGTATCTCCAACGATAAGATCAAATCAATTAGTCTTCCTGAAGTAACTCATGGATTGGAGGATGTCAGAATTGTTAGCGTAACTGCAAATGGAGATCATAGTGCAGCATTATCTG TTGATGGACATCTTTACACTTGGGGAAGAGGGTTCAGTGGCACTCCAGATGCTCACTTTCCACAGTGTTTACTTTCATCTTTCTTGTTTACCAGTGCAGCTCTTGGATGGAACCATGCTCTAGCATTGACTA GTGATGGGGAAGTTTTTATGGTCGGTGGCAACTACCATGGAGTCCTTGGTGATCTTGAGAAAATGGTCCTAAAGCAATTATCTG ATCCCAGAGGCGCAATTCTGGAAAAGGTCTCTGTGCTTGATGCTTTAAAAATTGTGCATATTGCAGCCGGAGCTGAGCACTCTGCAGTGGTAACAG AGAATGGAGAAATAAAGACATGGGGTTGGGGTGAACATGGTCAACTTGGGTTGGGGAATACATGCGATCAAACTAGCCCTCAAGCAGTGAGCTTAAGTAGCAATCCCAACGAAGCTGCCACATTCAAAGTTTATTGTGGTAGTGGGTTTACATTTGCCATAAAGAATCTTTATGATCCTTCTCAAACCTGA
- the LOC133867896 gene encoding uncharacterized protein LOC133867896, producing the protein MAASLLASPSTSTFSTRKTHLKFSLNRVISSIIPSAMPLFKSNARLTFQASHHFGPLLTTRASSDGFLDSVEENETLPSFEERPGKFLLWVIFWAALSLGWFAASGEANAALASIRASSSGLKIASALRRLGWPDEAVVFSLATLPVLELRGAIPVGYWMQLNPVPLTVLSVLGNMVPVPFIILYLKKFASFLAGRNQTASRFLDMLFESAKKKAGPVEEFQWLGLMLFVAVPFPGTGAWTGAMIASVLEMPFWSAVSANFFGVLLAGLLVNLLVNLGLKYAVVTGVILFFISTFMWSILRKLRKSSSSSK; encoded by the exons ATGGCTGCCTCTCTATTAGCGTCACCATCGACCTCAACATTCTCTACTCGGAAGACCCACCTGAAATTTTCTCTCAACCGTGTCATTTCCTCCATTATTCCTAGCGCAATGCCTCTTTTCAAATCAAACGCGCGCTTAACCTTCCAAGCTTCCCACCATTTTGGTCCTCTTCTTACAACAAGAGCTTCTTCAGATGGGTTTCTTGACTCAGTCGAGGAGAATGAGACTTTGCCGTCCTTTGAGGAACGGCCGGGCAAATTTCTGTTGTGGGTAATATTTTGGGCTGCTCTATCCCTGGGTTGGTTTGCGGCTTCTGGGGAGGCTAATGCTGCTTTGGCTTCCATTAGAGCCTCGAGCTCTGGCCTGAAGATTGCGAGTGCGCTTCGGCGTTTGGGCTGGCCTGATGAGGCCGTCGTGTTTTCCCTCGCTACGCTTCCTGTGCTTGAGCTTCGTGGGGCTATTCCTGTTGGGTATTGGATGCAACTCAATCCTGTTCCCCTAACCGTCCTATCCGTTCTTGG GAACATGGTTCCTGTGCCCTTCATCATTCTATACTTGAAGAAATTTGCATCTTTTCTCGCTGGGAGGAATCAGACTGCTTCTCGGTTCCTCGACATGCTATTTGAGAGTGCCAAAAAGAAGGCTGGTCCTGTGGAAGAGTTCCAGTGGCTCGGTCTGATGCTGTTTGTGGCTGTGCCTTTCCCTGGAACAGGAGCATGGACAGGAGCCATGATAGCTTCTGTTCTAGAGATGCCATTTTGGTCAGCTGTATCTGCAAAtttctttggtgttttgttggctGGGCTTCTGGTAAATTTGCTGGTAAATCTTGGTCTCAAGTATGCCGTTGTTACTGGGGTTATCCTCTTCTTTATTTCCACATTCATGTGGAGCATCCTTCGGAAACTCAGGAAGTCTTCTAGCTCATCAAAGTGA